The sequence GGGATAAGGTCCGCTTCATACAAAGATTTACCTACAGGATTACCGGTCGCGGCGATAAAGGTATTGGCAATACCGCCACCCACTATCAGCTGATCGACTTTTTCTGACAAGGCTTCCAGTACGGTTAACTTTGTAGAAACCTTGGAGCCACCCACAATCGCCAGTAGCGGCCTGGCCGGGTTCTGCAGTGCCTTGCCCAGGGCTTCCAGCTCAGCGGCCAGCAATGGCCCGGCGCAAGCCTGTGGTGCAAACTTACCCACGCCATGGGTAGAGGCCTGTGCACGGTGGGCCGTGCCAAAAGCATCCATCACATAAATATCACACAAGGCGGCGTATTGCTTTGACAACGTCTCATCATCTTTTTTCTCGCCGGGATTAAAACGCACATTCTCCAGTACCACCAGCTCGCCTTCGGCCACCTCTACACCATCAAGGTAATCACTGGCCAGGCGCACCGGACAATCAAGGGCCTTGTTAAGGTAGTCCACTACTGGTTGCAGGGAATACTGAGCTTCAAACTGGCCTTCTGTGGGGCGCCCTAAATGGGACATCACCATCACTCTGGCTCCGGCTTTAAGGGCTGCTTTGATAGTGGGCAGAGAGGCTTTAATGCGGGCATCAGAGGTCACTTTACCCTCTTTGACCGGCACGTTGAGATCCTGGCGGATCAATACCCGTTTACCGGCAAGATCCAGCTCCGACATTTTCAAAATATTCATATCACACCCTTTAAGTTGTAAGTTATCAGTAATCAGAACGTAGCCCGTCAAGAAGCGCAGCGGATTGCGGGATTTTCATAAGCGGAGATTCCCCGGATTCCGCTTTGCTGCATCCGGGCTACCCACTGAAGACTTTTTCTAACGCGCCCCCATGGCCATGGCTGTATCCAGCATACGATTGGCAAAGCCCCATTCGTTATCACACCAGACCAGAGTTTTTACCAGGCAATTGTGACTGACCCGGGTCTGGGTACCATCAACGATGGCGGAATGGGGATCATGGTTAAAGTCACAGGACACCAGTGGCTCTTCGGTATAACCGAGAATCCCTGCCAGGCGGCCTTCTCTGGCCTGCATCAGGGCCTGATTGACCTGCGCGATATTAACCTTCTGATTTAAGGTTACACTGAGATCCATGGCGGTAACATTAATAGTCGGGACACGCACGGCAATGGCTTCAAAGCGACCGGCAAATTTCGGCAGAATACGTTCGATACCACGGGCCAGCTTGGTATCCACCGGAATAATAGACTGGCTGGCAGCGCGGGTACGGCGCAGGTCATCATGATAGGCATCAATCACCTGCTGGTCATGCATGGAGGCGTGAATAGTGGTAATAGTGCCGCTGTCCACACCAAAAGCCAGATCCAGTGCCTGAATCACCGGCACAATACAGTTGGTCGTGCAGGAACCATTGGAGACAATACGATCTGTGGCCTTAAGCATGTCGTCGTTAATGCCATAGATCACCGTCGCGTCCATATCCGGGCCACAGGGCTGTGAAAACAGCACCTTCTTCGCCCCCTGGGCAAGATGCTGCTCACCGTCGGCGCGGTCACCAAACACACCGGTGCATTCAAGTACAATATCCACATCCAGTTCCGACCAGGGCAATGCTGCAATATCTGCATGCTGCAATAGACGGATCGGGTCGCCAGCCACATTCAAAATGGTGCCATCGAGACGCACATCGAAGGCGAAACGCCCGTGAGAAGTATCATACTTAAGCAGATGCGCCACCCCTTCGGGTTTGGCCAGCTCATTGATCGCGACCACCTGGATCTGGCTGTTACGCCCACTTTCATAAAGGGCCCGCAACACATTGCGGCCAATCCGGCCAAAACCATTAATGGCAATACGTAACATCCAAAAGCACCATGTAGTTTAGAAACAACGCCAGCAAGCGTCCAAACAAAGCTGCCGGCACAAGCCGGCAGTTCAACTAAGCGGATTGTATCCAGCGGGCTATCAGTTGAGCAAGTTCAGCGCAGCCTGTGCCACCTTGTCAGCTGTAAAGCCAAAGTGCTCCATCAACGCACCACCCGGCGCTGATTCACCAAAGGTTGTCATGCCCACCACTGCGCCGTTAAAACCGGTATATTTGTGCCAGAAATCCACATGAGCGGCTTCCACAGCCACACGGCGGGTTATGTTTGAAGGCAATACCGACTCTTTATATTCATCATCCTGCTGATCGAACACGCTGGTGCTGGGCATGGAAACGACCCGCACTTTTTTACCCTGCTCGCGCAATTGTGCTGCGGCCTGCACCGTAATCGCCACCTCAGAGCCAGTGGCAATCAGGATTACATCTGCGCTGCCGTCACAATCCACAAGCACATAGCCACCACGGGCAATATCAGCAAGCTGCTGTGCATTACGGGCCTGGGCTTTAAGGCCCTGACGGCTGAATACCAGCGCACTGGGGCCGTCGGTGCGCTCCAGCGCCGCTTTCCAGGCCGTGGCAGTTTCTGCGCCATCACAGGGGCGCCAGGTGTGCATATTGGGGGTCAGACGCAGATTCGCCAGTTGCTCAATCGGCTGATGGGTCGGGCCATCTTCCCCCTGACCGATAGAATCATGGGTATAAACAAAAATATTCGGGATCCCCATCAGTGCCGACATGCGCACGGCATTGCGGGCATATTCCATAAACATCAGAAAGGTAGCGCCGTAAGCACGGAAACCACCATGCAGGCCAATACCGTTCATAATCGCGCTCATGCCGAATTCGCGCACACCGTAGTAAATATAATTACCGCTGGCATCTTCGGCGCTGAGGCCTTTGGCACCGGACCACAAGGTCAGGTTAGAGCCGGCCAGATCCGCCGAGCCACCAATAACCTCCGGCAAAATAGAGGCAAAGGCTTCGATGCTGTTTTGTGAAGCCTTGCGGCTGGCAATATCTTCGCTCTTGTCCTGGCAGGCCTGAATAAAGGCTTCTGCTTTTTGTGCAAAATCAGCTGGCAGTTCACCTTTGAGGCGTCTTTGGAGTTCTGCCGCCAGTTCAGGATAAGCGCTGACATAGGCGGCCAGTTGTTCGTTCCAGTTCTGCTCGCGCTCAGCGCCCGCTGCTTTGGCATCCCAGCCGGAATAAATTTCTGCTGGTACCTCGAAAGGTGCATAGGGCCAGTTCAGGTATTCACGGGCGGCGGCAATTTCATCATCACCCAGGGGTGCACCATGGCAATCATGGCTGCCGGATTTATTCGGTGAGCCAAAACCGATAATGGTCTTGGTACAGATCAGCGTGGGCTTGCTGGTTTGTGCCCTTGCTTCCTCGATAGCGGCCTTGATCTGCTCAGAATCATGGCCGTCCACAGCCTCAATCACCTGCCAGCCATAAGCACGGAAGCGTGCAGGTGTATCATCGGTAAACCAGCCTTCTACTTCACCGTCGATAGAAATGCCGTTGTCATCCCAAAAGGCAATCAGTTTGCCCAGCCCCAGCGTGCCTGCAAGAGAACAACTTTCGTGAGACACCCCTTCCATCAGACAGCCGTCTCCCAGGAAGCAATAGGTATAGTGGTCAATAATCTCATGGTCCTGACGATTAAACTGCGCAGCCAGCGTCTTTTCCGCAATCGCCATACCCACTGCATTGCTGATCCCCTGACCCAGTGGTCCGGTGGTGGTTTCCACACCGGGCGCATAGCCATATTCCGGGTGACCAGGTGTTCTGGAATGCAGTTGACGGAAGTTTTTGATCTCTTCCATGGGCAGGTCGTAACCACTTAGGTGCAACAGCGAATAAACCAGCATCGAACCATGACCATTGGACAGCACAAAACGATCCCTGTTAGCCCAGTCCGGATTGGCAGGATTGTGATTGAGAAAATCACACCACAATACCTGGGCAATATCCGCCATCCCCATGGGCGCACCGGGGTGACCGGATTTGGCTTTCTGGACTGCATCCATAGAGAGGGCACGGATGGCATTGGCTAACTGTCGACGACTGACTTCAGTGCTCTGGGACATATATAACTCCTGCTGGCTGTTTAGGGCTTAGGGTATGGCGACCCTGAAAAGGGCATCTATTCTCGCCCAGCGCCTTAGTAACTGCAACGCCGTTGCGCATTTTGGTAATGATAAAAACAGAATAACTTATCCACTCCACCACTACATCAACTGACCCGGATATGACAAACTGGCAAGCAAAGTTAACAAACAGACATTTAGACGTCTAGATGTAAAGGCTGGTATTTTTGATTTACGTGGGTAGAATAATCTCCAGTATCCTGGATTCAGTAGTTGCGCGCGAGACGAGAGTGCATCTATCTGATTTGGATGGCGTAATAAAAAAATCCGTGGTCACCTTATTGGTGATGAGGCATTTTTTCATATAGCCAGACGAATCAAGGAGATGTGCTATCGTCCGTGTGTCAACTGCCGAATTTAGGATTATGGTCGATAACGATCTGACATACCGAATTACGAGGACAATTTATGGCAAAACATCTGTTTACCTCCGAGTCTGTATCCGAGGGGCACCCCGATAAGGTGGCAGACCAGATCTCCGATGCCGTACTGGACGCCATTTTAAAGCAGGATCCTAAAGCCAGAGTCGCCTGTGAGACTTTTGTTAAAACCGGCATGGTGCTGGTAGGCGGCGAGATTAATACCACCGCCTGGGTGGATATTGAGCAACTGGTACGGGATACCGTGCGTGATATTGGCTACACCCACTCGGATATGGGTTTCGATGCCGACTCCTGCGCCGTGCTTAATGCCATCGGCAAACAGAGCCCGGATATCAACCAGGGAGTAGACAGAACCCGCCCGGAAGATCAGGGCGCAGGTGATCAGGGCCTGATGTTTGGTTACGCTACCAATGAAACCGATGTGCTGATGCCCGCGCCTATTACCTATGCTCACCGGCTGGTAAAACGCCAGGCCGAAGTGCGTAAAAACGGCACACTCAACTGGCTGCGTCCCGATGCCAAGAGTCAGGTGACCTTTGCCTATGAAAATGGTCAGCCGGTCAGTATTGATGCAGTGGTGCTCTCTACCCAGCACAGTGAAAGCATCAGCACAGCCGATCTGACCGAGGCGGTGATGGAAGAAATCATCAAACCGGTATTACCCTCGCAGTGGCTGAATGCCAACACCAAATATTTTATTAACCCCACTGGCCGCTTTGTGATTGGCGGCCCAATGGGGGATTGCGGTCTCACCGGACGTAAGATCATCGTCGATACCTATGGCGGCATGGCCCGCCATGGTGGCGGAGCCTTTTCCGGTAAAGATCCTTCAAAGGTTGATCGCTCAGCCACCTATGCCGGGCGTTATGTGGCCAAGAATATCGTTGCGGCGGGTCTGGCGGATAAATGCGAGATACAGGTGTCCTACGCCATTGGTGTGGCCGAACCTACCTCAATTAATGTGGATACCTTCGGCACCGGCAAGGTGGATGAGGCCCGTCTGATTGAGCTAATCAGAGAGTTTTTCGACCTGCGCCCCTATGGCCTGCTGAAAATGCTCGATCTGGAGCGCCCCATCTATCAGGCCACCGCCGCATATGGTCACTTTGGCCGCGATGCTTTCCCCTGGGAAGCGACCGACAAAGCCGACGCCCTGCGCAGTGCTGCTGGTATTTAAAAGCATTCACCACAGAGGCACAGAGAACACAGAGGAGTAAACGTGGTTTAATCCCCGTTACCTGTCTGTGCCTTTTGTGTTTGCGGTAAATTTACCATCATCAAAGGCACTGGATTCCCGCCTTCGCGGGAATGACCTACTATCAGCTCTCGCTCTTCTCTGCGCCTCTGCGAGATAAAATTTATTCGACAAATATCCTGAGGCAGTCCAATGAATTGGACCCCACATGGCATTTATCTTCTCTGTGCCCTCTGCGTCTTTGCGGTAAATATTCCCCTAAGCAGCTTGGCAAACCAGCCTGTGGCGCGCAGAATAGCCTTATTGTTTCTAAGCAAGGATTTGCCATGTGGTTCCGTATAATCAGCATTTTACTTCTGTGTACAGTATTTTTAAGTGCCTGTACCACCTCTCCTACCGGCCGCAAAACCATTAAGCTCTATTCTTCGGCGCAACTGGCGGATATGGGCACCCAGGCCTTTGACAGCATGAAAAGCGAACAGAAAGTTTCTTCCAAAGCGGTAGAAAACAAGTATGTGCGCTGTGTTGCCGAGCATATTGCCCGTCAGGTACCACAGAGCGTGTTTTCAGGCGACTGGGAAGTGGTGGTCTTCGATGAAGATCAAATCAATGCGTTCGCGCTGCCGGGCGGTAAAATTGGTGTGTATACAGGGCTGTTGAAGGTGGCCGAGAATCAACATCAGTTAGCCGCGGTCGTTGGCCATGAAGTGGCTCACGTGATTGCCGAGCATGGCAACGAGCGGATGTCGAGCGGCACGCTGATTAACCTGGGAATGGAAGCCACCAATCAAATCCTACAAAATCAGCAGGTGGCACAGACTCCGATGATTATGGGTGCCATTGGCCTGGGTGTTCAGGTGGGCGTGCAGTTGCCCTTTAGCCGCACCCATGAGTCTGAAGCCGACATTATCGGCCTGGATCTGATGGCAAAAGCCGGTTTTGATCCACAGCAATCCGTTAACCTGTGGCAAAATATGGCTAAAGCCAGCGGCGGCCAGCGCCAGCCGGAATTTCTCTCTACTCACCCGGCCCCGGACAGCCGTATAAAACTGCTACAACAAAATATGGCCAGCGCCAACAACGCCTATCAGCGCAGCACCAGTAAGCCGGATTGCCGCCCCTAGAGCGCCATATAATTTCAAAAAACAAAAAAGGGCACTATTGCGCCCTTCTTCAGTACTCATTGAGGTTATTCTGACGCTTTTTCTTCCACTTCCTGCTCATTTTTATGCACATGCACATCCATTTGCGGGAACGGAATGCCAATGCCTTCTTCGTCAAAGCGCAGTTTTACTGCCTCAGTAAAATCAAATTTAAGTCCCCAGTAATCTGAGGTTTTTGCCCAGGGTCGCACAACAAAATTAACGCTGCTGTCTGCCAACTCAGAAACTGCCACCTGAGGCGTAGGATCTTTGAGCACCCGTTCATCGGCCTCAAGCATCTCCAGCAAAATCTGTTTGGCTTTGCGTAAGTCGCTGTCATAGCTGATACCCACCACCATATCGACCCGCCGGGTATCCATGGCCGAGTAGTTAACAATATTGTCGCCATAAATGGCGCCGTTAGGCACGATTACCATTTTATTGTCCGGAGTGTTAAAAATAGTGGTAAAAATACCGATATGCTTGACTGAGCCGGCAGTTCCGGCCGCTTCCACATAATCCCCGGCCTTAAAGGGGCGAAACACCAGTAACAAGACCCCGGCTGCGAAGTTCTGCAGCGAATCCTTCATCGACAAACCAATCGCCAGGCCGGCAGCACCAAATATAGCCACCAGAGATGTGGTATCCACACCCAACTGATCTAAAGACGCAATGATCACAAACAACATCAACAACGCGTTGATGATGGACTTAATAAAACTCACCAACATGTCGTCGTACTTGGAGCGGGCCATGACTTTGCCAAACAGACCAACAACAATTCCCACCACAATACGACCAATCACAAAAATAAGCAGGGCCAGTGCAATATTGATTCCCCATGGAATCAGATAGGTATCTACCATCTCGGCCATTCTTTCTGTTTCAAACATGTCTTCACTCCCTCTAAAAATACAGTCATTGATAAACTGCTTACAGCATAATAGAAGCTCCGGCAAAGGGGCCAGTATTTTCTTAACTGATGCCGGATTCCTTGTTAGTATTTACTTCTATGTCAACTGGATTACCTTGTTCAATCCGTTTGACGGACTGGCGCATTAGAAACGGACGAAACCACTGCCTTGATCACTTTTTCTCCTCTGATATTAACCCGTCCCGGCAAACAACCATGGTGGCCGAAGCTCATGCTGTTGTGCGTGCTGATATCGACAACCGCGATCGGCGAAGAAATCATGACCCTCAAGATTGAGGGCGTGACCGATGCCCAAAGGGAAAATATCCGCGCTCACCTGGGGGCATTTCCTGAACAACAAAGCCAGCTCAACAGATTTCTGGCCAAAATGCCACATCGCAGTGAGCAGGCTCTTATCGCTCTTGGCTACAATAATGCCGGGATTGATCTGCAGATAGAACGTGAGGTAAAGCCCGTTCAGGTAACGCTGATGGTCACTCCCGGCGATCCGACCCTGATCACCGAACTGGATCTGAAAGTAAACATTGATAACGATAAGGATGAGGGTTTCGGGGACATCTTGCAGCGTATCCGCAATCATAAGGGTAAAGTGCTGAACCATGGCCGCTATGAAAGCTGGAAAAGTGAAATCCATAATTATGCCCGCAATCATGGCTACCTGAGTGGCAAATGGAAGGAAACACAATTACTTATAGATAAAGGTCAGCAAAAGGCCAGAATAGTGCTGCATTATGATGCCGGGGCCAGATTCCGGCTGGGTGAGATTGAGTTTAGCGGTTCATCACTGTCACCGGAATTATTAGCGCGGTTATCACCTCTGCAGGAAGATGAATATTATCAGATATCACAACTGAGCAAGCTGGAGTCAGCTTTGCGCAAATCCGGCTATTTCGGTGAAGTTCAGGTTGTCCCTAAAATCAATCAGTCAGAGGATCACCGGGTACCGATTCAGGTCAACCTCAGTGATGCCAGTCGCCACAGCTTTCAGGTCGGTCTTGGCTATGTCACCGATACCGGACCCCGGGCACAATTCAACTGGCAAACTCCGCGGGTAAACCGTCATGGGCACAGCCAGCAAACTATGCTGCGCTATTCCACCGTCAACCCTTATCTCAACTTTTTGTATCAGATACCGGGTGAGGATCCTAATAACCAGCACTATCAATTACGCCTGGGTTTTGAAAAAAACGACTTCGGTGATCTGACCAGCACACAACAACACGCCGCTGTGGTCAGACAAGACATCAAAGGGCGATGGATATTCAGCTCCCAGGTACGCTGGCTGTCGGAGCAGTGGTCACTGGATGGCAGCGATTTTGATGGAAATTATCTGTTGCCGGGTATCAGTTTATCGCGAACCCGCCGACAAGGGCCGGTGCGGGATCCTTCATCAGGTTTTTTGCAAAGCTACCAACTCGAAGCCACAGATGATGCGCTCGGTTCCAGCGGGCGACTGCTCAGGGCCACCGCATTCTGGAAATGGCTGGACAGTTGGGGCAACCACAGACTGGTGATACGCGGGCAAGCCGGAGCCAACATAACAGGGATTGATAGTAGTGAAGATTTAGCGCCCTCGTTGCGCTTCTTTGCCGGCGGTGATCAGAGCATCAGAGGCTTCGCCTATAACAGCCTGGGCCCGACTATTACCGTTGATACGGATGACGACACTGATGATCAAAAAGTGGTGGGCGGAAAAATGCTGGCTGTCGCCTCTGTAGAGTATCAGTATTACCTCAATGACAACTGGCGCATAGCCCTGTTTACCGATGCCGGTAATGCCTTTAACCGCGGCGATTTTGAGCTTAAACAATCGGTGGGAACCGGGCTGCACTGGCTTTCTCCTGTTGGCGCCATTCGTCTGGAAGTGGCATATGGCATCGACGAAGATAATCCGCGATTTCATATCAGTATGGGGGCGGAACTCTGATGGCGGTAAATTTCAGCACCAAACGTTTGTTACGCTGGATATTACTGATACTGGCCGGGTTATTGCTGATTGTACTTATAGCAACAGCCTGGCTTGGCGCGACACAAAACGGTAGTCAGTGGTTACTTCTCCAGGCAACACAGCAACAGCCAGCACTGAGCTATCAGAGTGTGTCCGGCAGCCTGCTCAGGGGGCTATCCCTGAGCGGAGTCAGATATCAGGATGACAGCCTTGAACTTTCTGCTGCCGAGCTAAGGTTAGATATCTCGGCGCGCGCGCTGTTTCTGCCCAGACTGCATATTCAGGACTTAAGCGCCAGGCAAGTCAGTATCACGCTGGCTGAGCCAAAGCCAGCAGATAACAGTGGGACAGCGGTGCCCTTTACCGGCACTGAAAAAATCACACTGCCTGACTGGCTGCCTTCGGTCAGGCTTGCAAGGCTACAGCTTGATGATATCAGTCTGCAAAGCGCTGATGTGAAGCTAACATGGCAAAGGCTGAAAGCCTCAGCCCGACTTGAGAATGAGGTTTTCAACCTGTCAGAGCTGCGTCTGTCACAGCTTCACCTGATACTGCCTGTCGGCACAGAACAGCCAGCTACTGATGACTGGCCTCTGGCATCGCTGCCCCATTTGATTGCACCGCTGAATATGCGGATTGAGAATTTACAGCTTACCAACACCCGCATAGAACAAGGTGAGAACAGCACGGATATTGACGAATTCCGGCTCAGCCTTAGCTGGATTGATGACAAACTTAGGATTAAAGATCTGTTTGCTGAGGTGCCTGAACTGGCTTCAATAGCGCTGCAGGCAAAAGCAACCCTCAGACACCCCTACCCACTGAACCTAAGTGCCAAGCTGACGCCGGCCACAGCATTACTGCCTGAAAACATCGGCCAGGGCAGCTGGCAACTCAGTGCAAAAGGTGATTTAAGCCGTCTGGAATCCTCACTGGGGCAGGATAAATTATTGTCTTTAACAGCAACGGCCAATCTGACCGACCAGCAACTGCCCTTTAGTGCTAACTGGACATTGCAAAGTCATCAACTGCAGCACCTTATTCCGATGCCTGAACGGGCACAACTGCAACTGGCACAAGCTCATGGCCGGATTGAAGGCGATCAACGGCAACAGAATCTGTCCGCAAGCCTTGGCTTCGCAGGTCTGGGATTTGGCGAGGCCGGTAATGCCAGACTGAGGCTGAACGCGGAGCATACGCAAGGTCAGATCCGGCAATTGCAGATTGATTTTACCGATAACAGCAGTGGATCCGCTTTTACCCTGCACGGCAATCTGAGCTACGGCGAGAAACTGGCCGCTCAGCTAACAGGCGACATCAGCCATCTCGCCCTGAATACTCCCCTGCTGCCTTACACAGGCGGGGTTAAAGGGCAATTTGATCTCAGCGCTACTTTGCAGGAACAGCACTGGCAAGGTGAAATGCAGAAACTGGAGCTTTCGGGCACACTGGAAGACACGCCCTTGTCCATCTCTGCACAGGGCCTGTTCGAAAAGGCGTCAGATATCATCGCTATTGCAAACCTGCAGTTGCAGGCCCAGGCACTGGGTGCAGCGCTAACCGTCACCGGGCAAGTGGATAAGCAATGGGCGCTGCAGGGCAAACTACTCAGTAATGATCTTAGCCTTCTCAGCGAACAGTTGCAGGGCCAGGCAGACTCAACCTTCGCTGTGACAGGTAATCTTAACACTCCCCGGTTGGAGATAAGCGGAGGCCTTAAGCGCCTGCAATATCAACAGTATCAGGCAACTGATCTCAGCTTCAACGGCGATTATCAGCACGGCGACAATGGGCAGATCAATGCTCAGGTGCTGGCACCGGCGATCAACATAGATTCAGAGCAACTGATGCAGGCCAGTCTGTCATTATCGGGCACAGAAGCCGAACACAGACTGGAGGTCGCGATTGATGGTGATATTCAGGCAAATGCCACGCTCACCGGTCAGGCAGACCTGCAACAACAGCAATGGCAGGGAAAACTGAGTGAATTTGGTCTTAAAGCGCTGGAAGAGCACTGGCAACTGGAGCAGGAGACAGCGATGAGCTTCCGACAAAATGCCCTCAGTGTCGACGCCCATTGCTACCTGGGTAAGTTCAGTCAATTGTGCCTGAAGCAAGGGTTAACGCTGCCGGGTACCGATGAAATCAGCATCAGTGCAGAAGTTGACTATGGCCAGTGGGCAAACCAGACACCCGGCAACCAGCGCCTGGCTGGCAAGGCCAGTCTGGCTGGCACTGTCAGCTTGCCAGAACAGGGGCTGCCA comes from Lacimicrobium alkaliphilum and encodes:
- a CDS encoding phosphoglycerate kinase, translating into MNILKMSELDLAGKRVLIRQDLNVPVKEGKVTSDARIKASLPTIKAALKAGARVMVMSHLGRPTEGQFEAQYSLQPVVDYLNKALDCPVRLASDYLDGVEVAEGELVVLENVRFNPGEKKDDETLSKQYAALCDIYVMDAFGTAHRAQASTHGVGKFAPQACAGPLLAAELEALGKALQNPARPLLAIVGGSKVSTKLTVLEALSEKVDQLIVGGGIANTFIAATGNPVGKSLYEADLIPEAKRLLEKARANGGDIPVPDDVVVGQEFSETAVATHKKVSEVSESDMIFDIGPQTAERLAEQIKKAGTIVWNGPVGVFEFDQFGAGTKVLAHAIADSDAFSIAGGGDTLAAVDKYEIADKISYISTGGGAFLEFLEGKALPAVTMLEQRAK
- the epd gene encoding erythrose-4-phosphate dehydrogenase encodes the protein MLRIAINGFGRIGRNVLRALYESGRNSQIQVVAINELAKPEGVAHLLKYDTSHGRFAFDVRLDGTILNVAGDPIRLLQHADIAALPWSELDVDIVLECTGVFGDRADGEQHLAQGAKKVLFSQPCGPDMDATVIYGINDDMLKATDRIVSNGSCTTNCIVPVIQALDLAFGVDSGTITTIHASMHDQQVIDAYHDDLRRTRAASQSIIPVDTKLARGIERILPKFAGRFEAIAVRVPTINVTAMDLSVTLNQKVNIAQVNQALMQAREGRLAGILGYTEEPLVSCDFNHDPHSAIVDGTQTRVSHNCLVKTLVWCDNEWGFANRMLDTAMAMGAR
- the tkt gene encoding transketolase; this encodes MSQSTEVSRRQLANAIRALSMDAVQKAKSGHPGAPMGMADIAQVLWCDFLNHNPANPDWANRDRFVLSNGHGSMLVYSLLHLSGYDLPMEEIKNFRQLHSRTPGHPEYGYAPGVETTTGPLGQGISNAVGMAIAEKTLAAQFNRQDHEIIDHYTYCFLGDGCLMEGVSHESCSLAGTLGLGKLIAFWDDNGISIDGEVEGWFTDDTPARFRAYGWQVIEAVDGHDSEQIKAAIEEARAQTSKPTLICTKTIIGFGSPNKSGSHDCHGAPLGDDEIAAAREYLNWPYAPFEVPAEIYSGWDAKAAGAEREQNWNEQLAAYVSAYPELAAELQRRLKGELPADFAQKAEAFIQACQDKSEDIASRKASQNSIEAFASILPEVIGGSADLAGSNLTLWSGAKGLSAEDASGNYIYYGVREFGMSAIMNGIGLHGGFRAYGATFLMFMEYARNAVRMSALMGIPNIFVYTHDSIGQGEDGPTHQPIEQLANLRLTPNMHTWRPCDGAETATAWKAALERTDGPSALVFSRQGLKAQARNAQQLADIARGGYVLVDCDGSADVILIATGSEVAITVQAAAQLREQGKKVRVVSMPSTSVFDQQDDEYKESVLPSNITRRVAVEAAHVDFWHKYTGFNGAVVGMTTFGESAPGGALMEHFGFTADKVAQAALNLLN
- the metK gene encoding methionine adenosyltransferase yields the protein MAKHLFTSESVSEGHPDKVADQISDAVLDAILKQDPKARVACETFVKTGMVLVGGEINTTAWVDIEQLVRDTVRDIGYTHSDMGFDADSCAVLNAIGKQSPDINQGVDRTRPEDQGAGDQGLMFGYATNETDVLMPAPITYAHRLVKRQAEVRKNGTLNWLRPDAKSQVTFAYENGQPVSIDAVVLSTQHSESISTADLTEAVMEEIIKPVLPSQWLNANTKYFINPTGRFVIGGPMGDCGLTGRKIIVDTYGGMARHGGGAFSGKDPSKVDRSATYAGRYVAKNIVAAGLADKCEIQVSYAIGVAEPTSINVDTFGTGKVDEARLIELIREFFDLRPYGLLKMLDLERPIYQATAAYGHFGRDAFPWEATDKADALRSAAGI
- a CDS encoding M48 family metallopeptidase — encoded protein: MWFRIISILLLCTVFLSACTTSPTGRKTIKLYSSAQLADMGTQAFDSMKSEQKVSSKAVENKYVRCVAEHIARQVPQSVFSGDWEVVVFDEDQINAFALPGGKIGVYTGLLKVAENQHQLAAVVGHEVAHVIAEHGNERMSSGTLINLGMEATNQILQNQQVAQTPMIMGAIGLGVQVGVQLPFSRTHESEADIIGLDLMAKAGFDPQQSVNLWQNMAKASGGQRQPEFLSTHPAPDSRIKLLQQNMASANNAYQRSTSKPDCRP
- a CDS encoding mechanosensitive ion channel family protein — its product is MFETERMAEMVDTYLIPWGINIALALLIFVIGRIVVGIVVGLFGKVMARSKYDDMLVSFIKSIINALLMLFVIIASLDQLGVDTTSLVAIFGAAGLAIGLSMKDSLQNFAAGVLLLVFRPFKAGDYVEAAGTAGSVKHIGIFTTIFNTPDNKMVIVPNGAIYGDNIVNYSAMDTRRVDMVVGISYDSDLRKAKQILLEMLEADERVLKDPTPQVAVSELADSSVNFVVRPWAKTSDYWGLKFDFTEAVKLRFDEEGIGIPFPQMDVHVHKNEQEVEEKASE
- a CDS encoding autotransporter assembly complex protein TamA, which translates into the protein MLISTTAIGEEIMTLKIEGVTDAQRENIRAHLGAFPEQQSQLNRFLAKMPHRSEQALIALGYNNAGIDLQIEREVKPVQVTLMVTPGDPTLITELDLKVNIDNDKDEGFGDILQRIRNHKGKVLNHGRYESWKSEIHNYARNHGYLSGKWKETQLLIDKGQQKARIVLHYDAGARFRLGEIEFSGSSLSPELLARLSPLQEDEYYQISQLSKLESALRKSGYFGEVQVVPKINQSEDHRVPIQVNLSDASRHSFQVGLGYVTDTGPRAQFNWQTPRVNRHGHSQQTMLRYSTVNPYLNFLYQIPGEDPNNQHYQLRLGFEKNDFGDLTSTQQHAAVVRQDIKGRWIFSSQVRWLSEQWSLDGSDFDGNYLLPGISLSRTRRQGPVRDPSSGFLQSYQLEATDDALGSSGRLLRATAFWKWLDSWGNHRLVIRGQAGANITGIDSSEDLAPSLRFFAGGDQSIRGFAYNSLGPTITVDTDDDTDDQKVVGGKMLAVASVEYQYYLNDNWRIALFTDAGNAFNRGDFELKQSVGTGLHWLSPVGAIRLEVAYGIDEDNPRFHISMGAEL